A stretch of Miscanthus floridulus cultivar M001 chromosome 13, ASM1932011v1, whole genome shotgun sequence DNA encodes these proteins:
- the LOC136500011 gene encoding uncharacterized protein yields MIHRNAQATSALLSALSPEEYNKVIGLEIAKEIWDTLHLAHEGVSKVKKSKIDLLMAQLNRFVIKDGEGPQEIFDRLMVIVGKIRGLGGDDLDDHHVVKVMLEAFAPRNPTLVTLIREKKRFEEFTPSDVLGRILTHELMEMEIQQRKKFGELEAKMENLKVKEVALKANKSNKAFTSSKPPRSRSSKVEMVDSSSDSSDDEDDEVSSGEIGDVALFMRKYKKGLKREGYKFVKRRFPNKQKRKCYNCGSTEHFIADCPYENKEDKKDKKKKHYKKDDKTQHKKKLFGSSSYWS; encoded by the coding sequence ATGATACATCGCAATGCTCAAGCTACTAGTGCTCTTCTAAGTGCATTAAGCCCTGAAGAGTACAACAAAGTGATTGGTTTGGAGATTGCTAAGGAGATTTGGGACACTCTTCACCTTGCACATGAAGGAGTTAGTAAGGTAAAGAAGTCCAAGATTGATCTATTGATGGCTCAACTCAATAGGTTTGTCATCAAGGATGGAGAAGGCCCTCAAGAGATATTTGATAGATTGATGGTGATAgttggcaagattagaggcttggGTGGGGATGACTTGGATGATCATCATGTTGTAAAAGTGATGTTGGAAGCATTTGCACCAAGAAACCCAACTCTTGTGACATTGATTAGAGAGAAGAAGAGGTTTGAAGAGTTCACCCCTAGTGATGTCCTTGGAAGAATACTCactcatgagctcatggagatggagatacaACAAAGGAAGAAGTTTGGAGAGCTAGAAGCAAAGATGGAGAACTTGAAGGTCAAGGAGGTAGCTCTCAAGGCAAACAAATCAAACAAGGCCTTCACCTCAAGCAAGCCAccaagatcaagatcaagcaAGGTTGAGATGGTTGATTCAtcaagtgactcaagtgatgatgaagatgatgaagtgtCTTCCGGTGAGATTGGTGATGTTGCTTTGTTCATGAGGAAGTACAAGAAGGGGTTGAAAAGAGAAGGGTACAAGTTTGTGAAGAGGAGATTTCCCAACAAGCAAAAGAGgaaatgctataattgtggaagcaCAGAgcatttcattgccgattgtcctTATGAGAACAAAGAGGacaagaaagacaagaagaagaagcactacaagaaagatgacaagacccAACATAAGAAGAAACTATTCGGGTCAAGCTCATATTGGTCATGA